From one Malus sylvestris chromosome 1, drMalSylv7.2, whole genome shotgun sequence genomic stretch:
- the LOC126592287 gene encoding uncharacterized protein LOC126592287 — MRSVVRIYGWGQSWLFCLLRWGIVADMYIGENSDGELGSTYMFQGLQSTAPFKIHCLPLQRCRRDHAFYDIGDVSAPERQCTDNLSQMLLDLENALVEKKMPKENWL; from the exons ATGCGCAGCGTAGTACGCATTTATGGTTGGGGTCAATCTTGGCTCTTTTGTCTTTTAAGGTGGGGAATTGTTGCAGATATGTACATTGGTGAGAATTCTGATGGTGAATTAGGAAGCACATATATGTTCCAAGGACTACAGTCTACAGCTCCGTTCAAAATTCACTGTCTCCCCCTACAGCGATGTCGTCGTG aTCATGCTTTCTATGATATTGGGGATGTCTCAGCACCAGAAAGGCAGTGTACGGACAATTTATCTCAGATGTTACTAGACCTTGAAAATGCTCTTGTGGAGAAGAAGATGCCGAAAGAGAATTGGCTCTAA